In Amycolatopsis endophytica, the following are encoded in one genomic region:
- a CDS encoding GMC oxidoreductase produces MSHLSRRRFLGLTALSSAATLGLTTISTRTSAAAATSDFSPAVVVGTGYGAAVTALRLGAAGIPTVMLEMGQLWNTPAEDGAIFSDMLTPDRRSSWFTSRTEAPLASFLWLDIANRNIDPYAGVLDRVHFGDMSVYVGRGVGGGSLVNGAMAVTPKRWYFEEILPGVDADEMYGTYYPLANSMLGTNNVDPAWFETCKSYQFARVSRKHAQKAGLTTTFVPSVYDFDYMRREEAGEVPRSALASEVIYGNNHGKRSLDKSYLAAALGTGNVTIQTLSEVRDIAQQQDGTYTLTVRRIDAHGTVLGVRQLGTKYLFLGAGSLGSTELLVRARDTGKLPDLGEEVGQGWGTNGNVMLGRANHVWDTVGAVESGMPALGIDAWDDPVNPVFAEIAPVPAGLETWASLYLAITKNPERGFFSYDPGADRAVLQWDIAQGQRSIDAAKSLFDRINKANRTIYRYDLFGDTRVFENRFTYHPLGGLVLGKATDLHGRVKGYRNLYVTDGSLIPGSTGVNPFVTITALAERNIARVLAEDF; encoded by the coding sequence ATGTCGCATCTCTCCCGACGCCGGTTCCTCGGCCTGACCGCGCTCAGCTCCGCCGCCACGCTCGGGCTGACCACGATCTCGACCCGGACCTCCGCCGCGGCGGCCACTTCCGACTTCTCACCCGCCGTGGTCGTCGGTACCGGTTACGGCGCCGCCGTGACCGCGCTGCGCCTCGGCGCCGCCGGGATTCCCACGGTCATGCTCGAAATGGGGCAGCTCTGGAACACGCCCGCCGAGGACGGCGCGATCTTCTCGGACATGCTCACGCCGGACCGTCGCTCGTCGTGGTTCACAAGCCGCACCGAAGCACCGCTCGCCTCGTTCCTGTGGCTCGACATCGCCAACCGGAACATCGACCCCTACGCCGGGGTGCTGGACCGCGTGCACTTCGGGGACATGTCGGTCTACGTCGGGCGCGGCGTCGGCGGCGGATCGCTCGTCAACGGCGCGATGGCCGTGACGCCGAAGCGGTGGTACTTCGAGGAGATCCTGCCCGGGGTCGACGCCGACGAGATGTACGGCACGTACTACCCGCTCGCCAACTCGATGCTGGGCACCAACAACGTCGACCCGGCCTGGTTCGAGACCTGCAAGTCCTACCAGTTCGCCCGCGTCTCCCGGAAGCACGCGCAGAAGGCCGGGCTGACCACCACGTTCGTGCCCAGCGTCTACGACTTCGACTACATGCGCCGCGAAGAAGCGGGCGAGGTGCCGCGCTCGGCGCTGGCCTCCGAGGTCATCTACGGCAACAACCACGGCAAGCGCTCACTCGACAAGAGCTACCTGGCGGCCGCGCTGGGCACCGGCAACGTCACCATCCAGACGCTGAGCGAGGTCCGTGACATCGCCCAGCAGCAGGACGGGACCTACACGCTGACGGTCCGGCGGATCGACGCGCACGGCACCGTGCTGGGCGTGCGTCAGCTCGGGACGAAGTACCTGTTCCTCGGCGCGGGCAGCCTCGGCTCGACCGAGCTGCTCGTGCGGGCGCGCGACACCGGCAAGCTGCCGGACCTGGGCGAGGAGGTCGGCCAGGGCTGGGGCACCAACGGCAACGTCATGCTGGGCCGCGCCAACCACGTGTGGGACACGGTCGGCGCGGTCGAGTCGGGCATGCCCGCGCTGGGCATCGACGCGTGGGACGATCCCGTGAACCCGGTCTTCGCCGAGATCGCGCCCGTGCCCGCGGGTCTGGAGACCTGGGCGAGCCTGTATCTGGCGATCACGAAGAATCCCGAGCGTGGCTTTTTCTCCTACGATCCGGGAGCCGATCGGGCAGTCCTGCAGTGGGACATCGCGCAGGGTCAGCGGTCGATCGACGCCGCGAAGAGCCTGTTCGACCGCATCAACAAGGCCAACCGCACCATCTACCGCTACGACCTGTTCGGCGACACCCGCGTGTTCGAGAACCGCTTCACCTACCACCCGCTGGGCGGACTGGTCCTCGGCAAGGCCACTGACCTGCATGGACGCGTGAAGGGGTACCGCAACCTCTACGTCACCGACGGCTCGCTGATACCCGGCAGCACGGGCGTCAACCCGTTCGTCACGATCACCGCGCTCGCCGAGCGCAACATCGCCCGCGTGCTGGCGGAGGACTTTTAG
- a CDS encoding trypsin-like serine protease, protein MLALTLPTGAGAVAGGEAAADGQFPFAVKFLMTDIPKADGTTYDSACSGALIDEQWVITAGHCFHDVDRVPVSGPVPYKTTAIIGRTDDENTDEGHEIQVTEVRQSSVNDVSLAKLAEPVTDVKPLKLRSTAPEVGETLTLAGWGGASADTTVPATHLQIGQMTVHSVEDVTATVTGLWPRADTSACPTDSGAPYFNDGELVSLESDGPACPHSQPETTSRVDVIADWIEEQISQD, encoded by the coding sequence ATGCTGGCACTCACCCTGCCCACGGGCGCGGGTGCCGTCGCGGGCGGCGAGGCCGCGGCGGACGGTCAGTTCCCCTTCGCGGTGAAGTTCCTGATGACCGACATCCCCAAGGCCGACGGCACGACCTACGACAGCGCGTGCTCCGGTGCCCTGATCGACGAGCAGTGGGTGATCACGGCGGGCCACTGCTTCCACGACGTCGACCGCGTGCCGGTGAGCGGTCCCGTGCCGTACAAGACGACGGCGATCATCGGCCGCACCGACGACGAGAACACCGACGAAGGCCATGAGATCCAGGTCACCGAGGTGCGCCAGTCGTCGGTCAACGACGTCTCGCTGGCCAAGCTCGCCGAGCCGGTCACCGATGTCAAGCCGCTCAAGCTGCGCAGCACGGCTCCGGAGGTGGGCGAGACGCTGACGCTCGCCGGCTGGGGCGGGGCGAGCGCGGACACCACCGTGCCCGCGACGCACCTGCAGATCGGGCAGATGACGGTGCACTCCGTCGAGGACGTGACCGCGACGGTGACCGGGCTGTGGCCGCGGGCGGACACCAGTGCCTGTCCCACCGACTCGGGCGCGCCCTACTTCAACGACGGTGAGCTGGTGTCGCTGGAGAGCGACGGTCCCGCCTGCCCGCACTCCCAGCCGGAGACGACGTCGCGGGTCGACGTGATCGCCGACTGGATCGAGGAGCAGATCTCCCAGGACTGA
- the rfbC gene encoding dTDP-4-dehydrorhamnose 3,5-epimerase, whose protein sequence is MQVRQLAVPDAYEFTPRSFPDHRGLFVAPFQEAVFVEAIGHPLHVAQTNHSVSRRGTIRGVHFADTPPGQAKYVYCPQGALLDVVVDVRVGSPTFGKWDAVRLDSENYRAVYVAEGLGHAFVALEDDTVMTYLCSTGYNPSGEHGITPMDSELDLPWPADLTPILSEKDEAAPALAEAASSGLLPAYADCVAHYEKLRAG, encoded by the coding sequence ATGCAGGTCCGCCAGCTCGCCGTCCCCGACGCCTACGAGTTCACCCCGCGCTCCTTCCCCGACCACCGCGGCCTTTTCGTCGCGCCGTTCCAGGAGGCCGTCTTCGTCGAAGCGATCGGGCACCCGCTGCACGTGGCGCAGACGAACCACAGCGTGTCGCGGCGGGGAACGATCCGAGGGGTCCATTTCGCCGACACCCCGCCCGGCCAGGCGAAGTACGTCTACTGCCCGCAGGGTGCGCTGCTCGACGTCGTGGTGGACGTGCGCGTGGGCTCGCCGACGTTCGGCAAGTGGGACGCGGTGCGGCTCGACTCGGAGAACTACCGGGCCGTTTACGTCGCCGAGGGCCTCGGTCACGCTTTCGTGGCGCTCGAAGACGACACCGTGATGACCTACCTGTGCTCCACCGGATACAACCCGTCGGGGGAACACGGAATCACCCCGATGGACTCGGAGCTCGATCTCCCGTGGCCCGCGGACCTGACCCCGATTCTGTCCGAAAAGGACGAGGCGGCCCCGGCTCTCGCCGAGGCCGCCTCGTCCGGCCTGCTGCCCGCGTACGCGGACTGCGTCGCGCACTACGAGAAGCTGCGCGCGGGCTGA
- a CDS encoding NAD(P)-dependent malic enzyme produces MNDEVSKSTAAEAAPPTGTDTTPVTDAEIFRGHEGGKLSVAATRPISQPRDLSIAYTPGVAKASRAIAENARLARQYTWAHRLVAVVSDGTAVLGLGDIGASASLPVMEGKSVLFKTFGGLDSIPLVLDTKDVDEIVETLVRLRPSYGAVNLEDISAPRCFELEDKLKAALDCPVMHDDQHGTAIVTLAALRGANLVLGRDIARQRVVISGAGAAGVACAKILQEAGVADVTVLDSRGIIHSGRDGLNPVKEKLAETTNKSGLRGGLADALRGADVFLGLSGSTIEPELLGDMADDPIVFALSNPDPEVHPEAAGKYAAIVATGRSDFPNQINNVLAFPGVFRGALDAGARAITENMKLAAADAIVAVAQDDLGPDRIVPSPLDPRVAPEVAAAVAKAAVEDGVTG; encoded by the coding sequence ATGAACGACGAGGTCAGCAAGAGCACGGCGGCGGAGGCGGCGCCGCCGACGGGCACCGACACGACGCCGGTGACCGACGCCGAGATCTTCCGCGGTCACGAGGGCGGCAAGCTCTCGGTGGCGGCGACGCGCCCCATCTCGCAGCCGCGTGACCTTTCCATCGCGTACACGCCGGGTGTGGCGAAGGCGAGCCGCGCCATCGCGGAGAACGCGCGGCTGGCGCGGCAGTACACCTGGGCGCACCGGCTGGTGGCCGTGGTCAGCGACGGCACCGCCGTGCTCGGGCTGGGCGACATCGGTGCCAGCGCGTCGCTGCCGGTCATGGAGGGCAAGTCGGTGCTCTTCAAGACCTTCGGCGGGCTGGACTCGATCCCGCTGGTGCTCGACACCAAGGATGTCGACGAGATCGTCGAGACGCTGGTCCGGCTGCGCCCGTCCTACGGTGCGGTGAACCTGGAGGACATTTCGGCGCCGCGCTGCTTCGAGCTGGAAGACAAGCTCAAGGCGGCGCTGGACTGCCCGGTCATGCACGACGACCAGCACGGTACGGCGATCGTGACGCTGGCCGCGCTGCGTGGCGCGAACCTGGTGCTCGGCCGGGACATCGCGCGGCAGCGGGTGGTGATCTCCGGTGCGGGCGCGGCGGGTGTGGCGTGCGCGAAGATCCTGCAGGAGGCGGGTGTCGCCGACGTCACCGTGCTGGACTCGCGCGGCATCATCCACTCCGGCCGGGACGGGCTGAACCCGGTCAAGGAGAAGCTGGCCGAGACCACGAACAAGTCCGGTCTGCGTGGTGGCCTTGCCGACGCGCTGCGGGGCGCGGACGTGTTCCTCGGGCTGTCCGGTTCCACGATCGAGCCGGAGCTGCTGGGTGACATGGCCGACGATCCGATCGTGTTCGCGTTGTCCAACCCGGACCCGGAGGTCCACCCCGAGGCGGCCGGCAAGTACGCGGCGATCGTGGCCACCGGGCGCAGCGACTTCCCGAACCAGATCAACAACGTGCTCGCCTTCCCCGGCGTGTTCCGTGGCGCGCTGGACGCGGGTGCGCGGGCGATCACCGAGAACATGAAGCTGGCCGCGGCGGACGCGATCGTCGCCGTCGCGCAGGACGATCTGGGCCCGGACCGCATCGTGCCGAGCCCGCTCGACCCGCGGGTCGCTCCCGAGGTGGCCGCGGCTGTGGCGAAGGCCGCCGTCGAGGACGGCGTCACGGGCTAA
- a CDS encoding ABC transporter ATP-binding protein, with product MLIEFDGVSKRYPDGTLAVDELSLTIEDGTITVFVGPSGCGKTTSLRMINRMVEPTSGRVLLDGKDIRESDPPVLRRGIGYVIQNAGLFPHRTVLDNVATVPVLSGWGKRKARARASELLEIVGLPSELAKRYPAQLSGGQRQRVGVARALAADAPVLLMDEPFSAVDPIVREGLQDELLRLQSQLGKTIVFVTHDIDEAVRLGDKVAVLRVGGRLAQYGTPAEVLRHPVDDFVASFVGRDRGYRGLSFVDSTGVEIRDVATVSLGDTVPAGDEWLLAINDAGQPRGWLSPGSTVDGALSESDLVAGGSLYRRGTAIRGALDAALSSPAGLGVVVDETGKAVGAVTARQVLDVIEKVPAPRQ from the coding sequence GTGTTGATCGAGTTCGACGGCGTGTCGAAGCGCTATCCGGACGGCACGCTCGCCGTCGACGAGCTGAGTCTGACCATTGAGGACGGCACCATCACGGTGTTCGTCGGCCCGTCGGGCTGCGGGAAGACCACTTCGCTGCGGATGATCAACCGGATGGTCGAGCCGACTTCGGGCCGGGTTCTGCTCGACGGCAAGGACATCCGCGAGTCGGATCCGCCGGTGCTGCGGCGCGGGATCGGGTACGTGATCCAGAACGCCGGGCTGTTCCCGCACCGGACCGTGCTGGACAACGTCGCCACCGTGCCGGTGTTGTCCGGGTGGGGCAAGCGCAAGGCCCGTGCCCGTGCGTCGGAGCTGCTGGAGATCGTCGGTCTCCCGTCGGAGCTGGCCAAGCGTTACCCCGCACAGTTGTCCGGCGGGCAGCGCCAACGGGTGGGCGTCGCCCGCGCACTGGCGGCGGATGCCCCGGTGCTGTTGATGGACGAGCCGTTCTCCGCTGTGGACCCGATCGTGCGTGAGGGCCTGCAGGACGAGCTGTTGCGTCTGCAGTCCCAGCTGGGCAAGACGATCGTCTTCGTGACGCACGACATCGACGAGGCGGTGCGGCTCGGCGACAAGGTGGCCGTGCTGCGGGTCGGTGGTCGTCTGGCCCAGTACGGCACACCCGCCGAGGTGCTGCGTCACCCGGTGGACGATTTCGTGGCATCCTTCGTGGGCCGCGATCGCGGTTACCGTGGTCTGTCTTTTGTGGACTCCACCGGGGTGGAGATCCGGGACGTCGCCACAGTGTCGTTGGGGGACACCGTTCCCGCTGGTGACGAGTGGCTGTTGGCGATCAACGACGCCGGTCAGCCTCGCGGATGGCTCTCCCCGGGCTCCACTGTGGATGGTGCACTGTCCGAGTCGGACCTCGTGGCAGGGGGTTCGCTCTACCGGCGCGGCACGGCGATCCGTGGCGCACTGGACGCCGCGCTGTCCTCACCGGCCGGACTCGGCGTGGTGGTGGACGAGACGGGCAAGGCCGTCGGAGCGGTCACGGCGCGGCAGGTGCTGGACGTTATCGAGAAGGTACCGGCGCCAAGGCAGTGA
- a CDS encoding multifunctional oxoglutarate decarboxylase/oxoglutarate dehydrogenase thiamine pyrophosphate-binding subunit/dihydrolipoyllysine-residue succinyltransferase subunit, giving the protein MSSSSPASQFGPNEWLVEEMYDQFLADPSSVDAAWHEFFSDFKPTQTTESKPDAAPAPVREQPASKPGNGQVNQAATAPAAPAQPKTAPKPAAQPAKPAAAKPAAAAKPAASGDESKQLRGAAAAIAKNMDASLAVPTATSVRAVPAKLMADNRIVINNHLKRTRGGKISFTHLIGYAMVRALQDFPNMNRHYALVENKPHAVTPEHVNLGLAIDMKGKDGGRTLVVASIKNTENMSFRQFWQAYEDIVKKARNNKLTADDFAGTTISLTNPGGIGTNHSVPRLQAGQGAIIGVGAMQYPAHFEGTSEETLVKLGISKIMTLTSTYDHRIIQGAESGEYLKRIHELLLGEDGFYDDIFTSLRLPYEPVRWVSDIPEGEIDKTARVLELIDAYRMRGHLMADTDPLNYRQRRHEDLDVLSHGLTLWDLDREFAVGGFAGQDKMKLRDVLGVLRDSYCRTVGVEYTHILDPEERRWIQDRVEIPHAKPDPNVQKYILSKLNAAEAFETFLQTKYVGQKRFSLEGGETVIPLLDTVLDKAAEHELDEVVIGMPHRGRLNVLANIVGKPISQIFQEFEGNLDPGQAHGSGDVKYHLGAEGKYFRMFGDGETRVSLASNPSHLETVDPVLEGIVRAKQDILDKGDSDTGGFSVLPVLLHGDAAFAGQGVVAETLNLALLRGYRTGGTVHIIINNQVGFTTAPEHARSSQYATDVAKMIGAPIFHVNGDDPEAAHWVAKLAVDYRQAFNKDVVIDMICYRRRGHNEGDDPSMTQPAMYDIIDTKRSVRKTYTESLIGRGDISVDEAEAALRDFSSQLEHVFNEVRELEKHPIAPSPSVEEEQQVPAKVPTAVPAEVIERIGDSFVDVPEGFSPHPRVKPVMERRLKMSREGGIDWAFGELLAFGSLALEGRLVRLSGQDSRRGTFTQRHSVLIDRKTGREYSPLQTLADEQGRVMIYDSALSEYAAVGFEYGYSVANSDALVLWEAQFGDFVNGAQTVIDEYISSGEAKWGQRSDVVLLLPHGHEGQGPDHTSGRIERFLSLCAEGSMTVAVPSTPANYFHLLRRHALDGIQRPLIVFTPKSMLRNKAATSGVEDFTGDSKFMSVIDDAHVEPGKVRKVLLTSGKLYWELVAERTKREADDVAIVRIEQYYPLPKKKLLAALERYTGAEVAWVQEEPENQGAWPFFGLNLPRLFPDVLGKLDVVSRRPMAAPSAGSSKVHEVEQKALIAKAFS; this is encoded by the coding sequence GTGTCCAGCAGCAGCCCTGCGTCACAGTTCGGCCCCAACGAATGGCTCGTCGAGGAGATGTACGACCAGTTCCTCGCCGACCCCTCGTCAGTAGACGCCGCATGGCACGAGTTCTTCTCGGACTTCAAGCCGACGCAGACCACCGAGTCGAAGCCGGACGCCGCACCCGCGCCCGTCCGTGAGCAGCCCGCGTCGAAGCCGGGCAACGGCCAGGTCAACCAGGCTGCGACTGCCCCGGCCGCGCCCGCCCAGCCGAAGACGGCCCCGAAGCCCGCGGCCCAGCCCGCCAAGCCCGCCGCCGCCAAGCCCGCTGCCGCCGCCAAGCCGGCCGCGAGCGGTGACGAGAGCAAGCAGCTGCGGGGCGCCGCGGCCGCGATCGCCAAGAACATGGACGCCTCGCTGGCCGTGCCGACCGCCACCAGCGTGCGCGCGGTCCCGGCCAAGCTGATGGCCGACAACCGCATCGTCATCAACAACCACCTCAAGCGCACCCGCGGCGGGAAGATCTCGTTCACGCACCTCATCGGCTACGCCATGGTGCGGGCGCTGCAGGACTTCCCGAACATGAACCGGCACTACGCGCTGGTCGAGAACAAGCCGCACGCGGTCACGCCGGAGCACGTGAACCTCGGTCTCGCGATCGACATGAAGGGCAAGGACGGCGGCCGCACCCTGGTCGTGGCGTCGATCAAGAACACCGAGAACATGTCGTTCCGGCAGTTCTGGCAGGCCTACGAGGACATCGTCAAGAAGGCCCGCAACAACAAGCTGACGGCCGACGACTTCGCGGGCACCACCATCTCGCTGACCAACCCGGGCGGTATCGGCACCAACCACTCGGTGCCGCGGCTGCAGGCCGGACAGGGCGCGATCATCGGTGTCGGCGCGATGCAGTACCCCGCGCACTTCGAGGGCACCAGCGAGGAAACCCTCGTCAAGCTGGGCATCAGCAAGATCATGACGCTGACCTCGACCTACGACCACCGCATCATCCAGGGTGCCGAGTCGGGCGAGTACCTCAAGCGCATCCACGAGCTGCTGCTCGGCGAGGACGGCTTCTACGACGACATCTTCACGTCGCTGCGGCTGCCCTACGAGCCGGTCCGCTGGGTCTCCGACATCCCCGAGGGCGAGATCGACAAGACCGCCCGGGTGCTCGAACTGATCGACGCCTACCGGATGCGCGGCCACCTGATGGCCGACACCGACCCGCTGAACTACCGTCAGCGCCGCCACGAGGACCTCGACGTCCTCTCCCACGGCCTGACCCTGTGGGACCTGGACCGCGAGTTCGCGGTCGGCGGGTTCGCCGGCCAGGACAAGATGAAGCTGCGCGACGTGCTCGGCGTGCTGCGCGACTCCTACTGCCGCACGGTCGGCGTCGAGTACACCCACATCCTGGACCCGGAGGAGCGCCGCTGGATCCAGGACCGCGTGGAGATCCCGCACGCCAAGCCGGACCCCAACGTCCAGAAGTACATCCTGTCGAAGCTGAACGCGGCCGAGGCGTTCGAGACGTTCCTGCAGACCAAGTACGTCGGCCAGAAGCGGTTCTCGCTGGAGGGCGGCGAGACCGTCATCCCGCTGCTGGACACGGTCCTGGACAAGGCCGCCGAGCACGAGCTCGACGAGGTCGTCATCGGCATGCCGCACCGCGGCCGCCTGAACGTGCTGGCCAACATCGTCGGCAAGCCGATCTCGCAGATCTTCCAGGAGTTCGAGGGCAACCTCGACCCGGGCCAGGCGCACGGTTCCGGTGACGTGAAGTACCACCTGGGCGCGGAGGGCAAGTACTTCCGCATGTTCGGTGACGGCGAGACCAGGGTGTCGCTGGCGTCGAACCCGTCGCACCTGGAGACCGTCGACCCGGTCCTGGAGGGCATCGTCCGCGCCAAGCAGGACATCCTCGACAAGGGCGACAGCGACACCGGCGGCTTCTCGGTGCTGCCCGTGCTGCTGCACGGTGACGCGGCGTTCGCGGGCCAGGGCGTGGTGGCGGAGACGCTGAACCTGGCGCTGCTGCGTGGTTACCGCACCGGCGGCACCGTGCACATCATCATCAACAACCAGGTCGGTTTCACCACCGCGCCGGAGCACGCCCGCTCCTCGCAGTACGCGACCGATGTGGCGAAGATGATCGGCGCCCCGATCTTCCACGTGAACGGCGACGACCCGGAGGCGGCGCACTGGGTGGCCAAGCTGGCCGTCGACTACCGCCAGGCGTTCAACAAGGACGTCGTCATCGACATGATCTGCTACCGCCGCCGCGGCCACAACGAGGGCGACGACCCGTCGATGACGCAGCCGGCGATGTACGACATCATCGACACGAAGCGTTCGGTGCGCAAGACCTACACCGAATCGCTGATCGGCCGTGGTGACATCTCCGTCGACGAGGCCGAGGCCGCGCTGCGGGACTTCTCCAGCCAGCTGGAGCACGTCTTCAACGAGGTCCGCGAGCTGGAGAAGCACCCGATCGCGCCGAGCCCCTCGGTCGAGGAGGAGCAGCAGGTGCCCGCCAAGGTGCCGACCGCGGTGCCGGCCGAGGTCATCGAGCGGATCGGCGACTCGTTCGTCGACGTCCCGGAGGGTTTCTCGCCGCACCCGCGCGTGAAGCCGGTCATGGAGCGGCGGCTCAAGATGTCCCGCGAAGGCGGCATCGACTGGGCCTTCGGTGAGCTGCTCGCGTTCGGTTCGCTGGCGCTGGAGGGCCGCCTGGTGCGACTGTCCGGTCAGGACTCGCGCCGCGGCACTTTCACCCAGCGCCACTCGGTGCTGATCGACCGCAAGACCGGCCGGGAGTACTCGCCGCTGCAGACGCTGGCCGACGAGCAGGGCCGGGTCATGATCTACGACTCGGCGCTGTCGGAGTACGCGGCGGTCGGGTTCGAGTACGGCTACTCGGTCGCCAACAGCGACGCGCTCGTGCTGTGGGAAGCGCAGTTCGGTGACTTCGTCAACGGCGCCCAGACGGTCATCGACGAGTACATCTCGTCGGGTGAGGCCAAGTGGGGCCAGCGTTCGGATGTCGTGCTGCTGCTGCCGCACGGCCACGAGGGCCAGGGCCCGGACCACACGTCGGGCCGCATCGAGCGGTTCCTGTCGCTGTGCGCCGAGGGCTCGATGACCGTCGCCGTCCCGTCCACCCCGGCGAACTACTTCCACCTGCTGCGCCGCCACGCGCTGGACGGCATCCAGCGCCCGTTGATCGTCTTCACCCCGAAGTCGATGCTGCGGAACAAGGCGGCCACCTCGGGCGTCGAAGACTTCACGGGCGACTCGAAGTTCATGTCCGTGATCGACGACGCGCATGTGGAGCCCGGCAAGGTGCGGAAGGTGCTGCTGACCTCCGGCAAGCTCTACTGGGAACTGGTGGCGGAGCGCACCAAGCGCGAGGCCGACGACGTCGCGATCGTCCGCATCGAGCAGTACTACCCGCTGCCGAAGAAGAAGCTGCTGGCCGCACTGGAGCGCTACACCGGCGCCGAGGTGGCGTGGGTCCAGGAGGAGCCCGAGAACCAGGGCGCGTGGCCGTTCTTCGGCCTCAACCTGCCCCGGCTGTTCCCGGACGTCCTCGGCAAGCTGGACGTCGTCTCCCGCCGCCCGATGGCCGCCCCGTCGGCAGGTTCGTCGAAGGTGCACGAGGTGGAGCAGAAGGCCCTGATCGCGAAGGCGTTCAGCTGA
- a CDS encoding YbaB/EbfC family nucleoid-associated protein translates to MADLSDIERMVDDWERNAVEKSQRFQAMQYEVEQISITESVANGAVSVTVGNNGIPTDVRMTDGVRSMSPDEIAANVLKAMQKAQSKYPQVIQEIVAGTVGESDSAAQHIVQTAVDNFPEPPVEEEEAPPAPGRQLRIETEADDEAPQQPRRPPQRPSRRDDDGDDGDFGDQSYLRRD, encoded by the coding sequence GTGGCGGATCTGTCGGACATCGAGCGCATGGTCGACGACTGGGAGCGCAACGCGGTCGAGAAGTCGCAGCGGTTCCAGGCGATGCAGTACGAGGTGGAGCAGATCTCGATCACCGAATCGGTGGCCAACGGCGCCGTCAGCGTCACCGTCGGCAACAACGGGATCCCGACCGACGTGCGGATGACCGACGGGGTCCGGTCGATGAGCCCGGACGAGATCGCGGCGAACGTGCTCAAGGCGATGCAGAAGGCCCAGTCGAAGTATCCGCAGGTCATCCAGGAGATCGTGGCAGGCACGGTGGGCGAGTCGGACAGCGCGGCGCAGCACATCGTGCAGACCGCGGTGGACAACTTCCCGGAGCCGCCCGTCGAGGAGGAAGAGGCTCCGCCCGCTCCCGGCCGCCAGCTGCGGATCGAAACCGAGGCCGACGACGAGGCGCCACAGCAGCCGCGCCGCCCGCCTCAGCGCCCGTCCAGGCGCGACGACGACGGCGACGACGGGGATTTCGGGGACCAGTCCTACCTGCGACGCGACTAA
- a CDS encoding type VII secretion target gives MTSSFARGAAARAGGSASRGAANGYEVLTDELGTHAGKVDGLADRLQTAVDAARQVSMDNGAFGVICQPFAMLLDPFEQMGIQALEAAKESVSGTAGNVRTAVTKYEGQDEGTRQALKQMGEPLT, from the coding sequence ATGACCAGCAGCTTCGCGCGGGGTGCCGCGGCGAGGGCGGGTGGATCCGCGTCGCGGGGGGCCGCCAACGGCTACGAGGTGCTCACCGATGAGCTCGGCACGCACGCAGGCAAGGTCGACGGGCTGGCGGATCGCTTGCAGACCGCTGTCGACGCGGCCCGCCAGGTGAGCATGGACAACGGTGCTTTCGGGGTGATCTGCCAGCCGTTCGCGATGTTGCTCGACCCGTTCGAGCAGATGGGCATCCAGGCGCTGGAGGCGGCGAAGGAGTCGGTGAGCGGAACCGCGGGCAACGTCCGCACGGCGGTCACCAAGTACGAGGGCCAGGACGAGGGCACCCGCCAGGCGCTCAAGCAGATGGGTGAGCCGCTGACATGA